The segment GAGTATCCGCTCTACAAGTACAGCGGATGCGTGGTTTCACAGCCCGACATTACGCTCGACGCGTGCATTACCGGCGAGCCGTATCCGATCAAAGCCGCGTGGCTTCAAAGCACGAATCCGCTTTCCTGCTGTTCGCAGCAGCCTGAATCCAAGGTGCTCAAAGCGTTGACCAATCTTGAGTTCAACGTCGTGGTCGACATCTTCATGACACCAACTGCCATGGCCTGCGCCGAGGTTGTGCTTCCCGTAGCGACATTTGCCGAAAAAACGGGTATGCGAAGCATCTGGTATTATCTTCAGCCCATCAACGCCGCTGTCGATTCAAGCGATATCGACGTCAAATCCGATCTTCAGATCAATTTCGAACTCGGTAAACGTTGGAATCCTGAAAAGTGGCCATGGGATAGCCTCGAGGAGTTCTTTTCCGAACAGATGGGTTCGTCGGGTATCTCCTACGACGATCTTCGGGAGATCAACTGGATGTACCCCCGCTTCGAGTATCGCAAGTACCGCACAGGAAAACAGCGAAGCGATGGGCAGCCGGGATTCAATACGCCAACGGGTCGCGTCGAATTCAAGTCGACGCTGCTCGATGGTTGGGGTTTTGAGTCGGTTCCGAGCTATCATGAGACCGACTACGGTCCATTGTCCACACCAGAGCTCATGAAGGAGTATCCCCTTATTCTGACGACGGGCGCACGACATTGGTCGTACTTTCATTCAGAGGGGCGGCAGATCCCCCGACTGCGCGCGCTCAGACCCGATCCGATCGTCGAGATCCATCCTGATACGGCTGAACGATATGGAATACATGAAGGCGATTGGGTAAACGTTGAGAACATGCTTGGCAGCATTCGGATGAAAGCGGAGCTAACCATTGCGGTACCGCCTTCCGTGGTTAACGTCGATCATGCGTGGTGGTTTCCTGAAAGCGACCCCGAAGACCTGTACCTTACATTTGCATCTAACGCGAATCAGCTGGTCCCAACTGACTTCGGCAGTACCGGTTTCGGCGCTAACTGCAAATCGCTTATCTGCAAAATATCGAGAGAGTCTTAAGGGAGGTTCGCATGTCTCGTAAGGGAATACTTATCAACTACGAATACTGCACCGGCTGCCATTCGTGCGAGGTTGCGTGCCGTGTCGAGCATGGTTTTGCCGACGGCCAGGGCGGAATTGCTGTTACCCAGGTGGGACCGTGGGAGTACGCGCCCGACGTGTATCAATATGCTTACATGCCGGTTATCACTGATCAATGCGATCAGTGTCACGATCGGATAGAGGCGAGCAAAGATCCAATGTGCGTTCACCATTGCCAAGCTTTTGCGATGAGGTACGGTGATATCGATGGATTGCCGCAGGAGGTAGTCGAAGGCTCAAAATCTGTTCTGTATTACCTATAATATACACATAGGGTAATGGCCGCTTGCGTGCGTCCCGCCGTCTGCAAAGCTGCGGGACGCACAGAGAGCATGGCATTGAATCCGCCGTTCAGATATCATGGCCGATTGGGTGGCGGGTGCAGCAGCGAGGCGTGAGGCCGATATGCGGTTCAAAACGCATGCGACTATGTTGAAATCAGGGGGTGGCTTCAATTGCTGGAGCAAACAACGAAGAATGTCGTAGATACTATTTCCGACGGGAAGAAGCAGGCCGAAGAAGACTTGGCCGATGGCAGTCTCGCGTTGCTTCCTTTGTGTGACGTAGCCGGATACGCCTGCTTTGTTACGTGGGCGTTTGCTGTTGGATGGGATCGCGGTATAGCGCCGCTTTGGGAAGGGGGATCAGTCGGATATCTTGCACTGCGGTGCGCATTGTTCGGAGGCGTTGCGCTTGCTACGTGCGTGTTCCTATTCTCAGGCGGTACTGCGCTTGCCGGGATCCGGGGCAAAATCCGGGAGGCTTTTGCCCCGGCTCTTTGCATGGGCCTTGCAGCTACGTTCTTTGTACCTCTGCCGCCTGCGGTTGTGATCATGCTTTGGCTTATTGCTGGAGTCGGCCAGGCAGCTACGTTTTTTCTCTGGGGGTTGCGATTCAGGCTGCTGTCCCGCAAACAGCAGCTCTACACCGTTTGCGGGGCATTTGCCATAGGCGGACTGATGCTTTCGCTCTTTCCTTTCGTATCCCAATCGGTAGTTGCTCCTACAGTTGCGCTGCTTCCCGTGGCTTCATACGTCTTCTTGCGATTTGCATACCGCCAATATGCAGGAAGGGCCGATGAGGCTGTTGAATGGAAGGTCTCTCACGCGCTTTCAGGGGGCTTAAGCAAGCTGAAGGCTCAGATACCGTTCGAGGAAGATCGTCGATTCATCATCCTCAAAGGGCTTTTCACGCTTCTGTATTCCGTTTCGCTCGGATTTGTTGCCTGCGCCGCTTTAGCGGGATGGCTTTATCCAGAAAACGGGGTAGTCATCGGGTTCGCTAACGTTGCCGCTGCGTTGATCATGGTGGTGGTGCTGCGCGAGCGCGAACGAGACGTTTGCAATGTGCTTCCGAAACTGTTCTTGCCGGTTACCTGTTTTTGCTATCTGCTTCTCGGCATCCTGTGGCCGACGGAGGGAGTTCTTGCCTGTGCGGCCGTGCTGTTCGTTTTGTTCGGCTGTTACGAGATACTGAATGCCCATACAGCGTACGCGTATTCGTCCTACGATGCCGTCCGCTGTTTATGGGAACTCACGTCGTCTAAAGCGGGTAATTCGGTCGGATTTTTCTTTGGATGGGTATTGGGGGCTGCGAGCTTGTTTTTCTTCGAAGTGAACACGACGACGTTGCTCGTGTTGTGCTTCTTCATCGTATCGATTGCCGTTGTAGTTGATACCGCTCTGTTCAAGGAAATGAAGCTCGAGTTCAGGGAGGTGATTATCGACAACGAGCCTTTGCTGGAGGTTCTCGACCCCAAGGCCATCGAATCAGTGATTCAGGGAAGGGGGAGGTGGAGCCGCACGTGTGACGAACTCGCCGAACAGTACAGGTTGTCGCCGAGGCAGAAGGAGATATTCCTTTTCCTTGCGAAAGGGCGGAATGTGCAATTCATTCGTGACGAGCTCGTTTTGTCGACGCCGACAGTCAAGAGTCATATTTACAACATTTACCAGAAGATGGGTGTCCATTCTCACCAGGAGCTTATCAACCTCGTAGAAGACAGCATCAAAGGGCTCTAGCATGAGCGTTGAGCACTTTGGAGATCAAAGGAGGGAGCCGTGATGGCGTCAAGCGACGCAGGCACCTCTTCGTCATCCGGCGATTCGTTCTTTGCAACGTTCAATCTCAGGAGTTTAGGTATAGCTTTAGCCATGGCCTGGTTCACCGCAATGCTGTTTTCGCCCGCTGCCGTCTCTCCATATTACCTCGAAGCGGGTCTCGACGGATGGGTGCAGCTGCTCCGACTCGTTTTTCTCGTTGCGGCTTGCGCTATATGCGGTGCGGCACGCGCGCGCCCTCGTTACGTCTTTAGTAGGGTGATGCGCCGTGGTATCGTTGCGGGATGTCTGATTCTTTCCGTGCTGCCCTTAGTGGGCGTTGTCGTTTCCGATGCATGTATCGTATGGCCTGGCTATCGCGCACTCGATGTTTTGTTTTGGATGTGTGGCGGCGTTTCCGGCTCGGTCATGATGCTCGTGTGGGGCTTTGGAATGGTTGCGAAACAGACCTACGGACAAGGTATCGTCAACGTTGCCGCTGGAACCGCTTTTTCTGGGGTGCTGTTCGTGCTGCTCTCGTTTTTGCAGTATCCGGTGGCCGCGGTTCTTCTTTCGTGCATCCCGTTTGCGTTGTTTGCTCTGTGGATTGCGTGTTCGGGCGGTAACCCTACGGAGCGCGCAAGCAATGAAGGACGGGGTGGGGATGAGCAGTCGAGCGTAAAGACGAGCATATATGCTGCACTCGGCAAAGGCTCGACGGCGTTCGTGCTCTCGTCGGGGCTTCTTCTCGGATTTGCCGGTTCTGTTGGCACCTGCTTTTCCCTTGCGGGGTATGCTTCTCTTTACTTCGGAGCAGCAGCGGCCGGATCGGGTATCGTTATGCTTGTTCTTGCGCGTACGGGCCATTTGAGGGTCGGGATGCGAACGTTCGCTCTATTTTTCCCCTTTGCGAGCGTTTGCTTGTTCGGTTTTTCCCTCGCAACTGAAGCAATGACGGCAGTGCTGCTTTTTGCGGTATTCTTTGCAGAAGGAGCATGCACTGTCTTGAATACGGCGTACCGCACCGAGGAAAACCCATCGGGCGCAGCGGTTCCGAGCCAGGTGAACCCCGCAGATGCGCTTGCTAAGTTTTCCAGTGAATCAAGATTCGCGCATACGATTGGCATCGCGTGCGGATGGGCGGGTGGCATAATTGTCCAATTCGCTTTTGACGGTCAAGCGGTTCCATATGGATATTTTCTTGCGGCAATCGTGGTATCGGGGATAGCATCGCGAGCCTTAAGCTGCGAACATGCAGATGTTGTCGCCAATGACGAGAATTCGTTCACCTCGCTCGCAAAGGTGTGGGACGAAGGGTGCAACCGTCTTGCTCAAACCCACGGGCTTACCATGCGGGAGCAAGACGTGTTCTTGATGCTCTCACGCGGGCGGGATCGGCAGTACATCCATGATGCGCTGCAGATTTCGCCGAATACGGTACGCACCCATGCTTACAACCTGTATCGAAAACTTGGCGTGCATAATCAGCAGCAGCTTATCGATCTTGTCGAATCGGAACTATCGAGTTCAAAATAAGAATATGTAACGCCTGATCAAATAACTCATACTGCAATCTGATACTTTTCTGCGATGCTTGGAATCCCCGATTGATACCGTTCGCATCTTCATGCCTTTCCATTTTGCGTTGGACAATTTTCCTGTGTTTGCTTTGCGTTTACGAACCGCATACGGCCTAAGGGGGACCTACGTGAAAAACACCGCAACGTATTACAAGACGCTTGGACTCGGTAGCTTCGGCATGAGCGCATTATCAGCCGAGATCGACGTCAAAGATGGAAGGATCGTGCGAACGCGCGGCATGCGCTTCGACCGTTCATACACCGCCGAGTACCTCAAGCCCTGGACGCTTGAAGTAAAAGGAAAGAAGCTCGAAGGTTTGCTCAAGAACGACATCCCGCCTTTTGCGCTCGTGTACAAGAAACGCGCGTATTCGGACAACCGCATCCTATACCCGCTGAAGCGCGTAGATTGGGATCCTGAGGGCGAGCGCAATCCGCAAAATCGCGGGAAGTCGAAGTTTGAACGCATCAGTTGGGACGAGGCAACCGACATTATTGCAAAAGAGCTGAGGCGCATTGAGGACAAGTACGGCTTATACGCCGTGTTCTGCCAGGGCGACGGGCACGGCGAGACCAAAACCGTCCATGCGACGCATGGCTGCCAAATGCGGCTCATGTCGATTCTCGGCGGTTTCACCTTCCAGGCGCGCAATCCCGATAGCTGGGAGGGATGGTACTGGGGTGCGAAGCACGTGTGGGGGTGCGATCCTGTTGGGGAGGGCGATATCGGAAACCTCTTGCTCGACATTGCCGAGAATTCGAAGTACCTGCTGCATTGGGGATGCGACGAGGAAACGACGCCGTGGGGCTGGTGCGGCCAGCTTCCGTCGAGGTGGGCTTTTTGGCTCACCGACGTGGGTGTCAAGCAGATATACGTCTGTCCCGACGTGAATTACGGAGCTGCCGTGCACGCTGACAAGTGGATCCCCGTCAACCCGAATACCGACGTGGCGCTTCATATGGCCATTGCATACACGTGGATAGAGAATGGCTGGTACGACCAGGAATACCTCGACACGCACGCGGTCGGCTTCGACTGGGTCAAGTATTACGTCATGGGCGGTGAAGATGGTGTGCCGAAGACGCCTGCATGGGCAGCCCCTATCTGCGGCGTTCCTTCGCGGCAGATCAAAGCGCTTGCTAAAGCGTGGTATAAGCAAGCTACCTCGATCTCTCATGTCAATGGCGGATCGCTCATTCGCTCGCAGTTCTCTGCTGAGCCGGGGCGTATGGAGGTCGTGCTCATGGGCATGCAGGGGCTCGGCAAGCCCGGACGCAATGTGATCAAGCTGATCGAATGGGGTTTATACGGCCTACCGTCCCAATGCCCGAATCCGCGCAGCGATCTGTATATGATGCCCGCTGCGGCGTACCGCTCGCTCGACTACAACAATCCCGAGGTGTGGGATATTCGACAATCGTTCATCCCGAAGACCATGGTACCGAAAGCCATCCTCGGCGACTACACCGTCGAGAACCCGCTTACGTGGTACGGCACGGGTATTGCAGGATGGCCGAAGGAGGATCAATTCGTCAAATATCAGTACCCGAGCAAGACCGCAAATACGCGCATTCATATGATCTGGTCTGATACGCCATGCTGGTCAACGTGCTGGAACGGCGGGAACACACTCGCGAAGGCCGTACAGTCTGAAGAGATTGAATTCGTGCTCATCCAGCATCCGTGGATGGAAAACGATTGCATCTACGCCGACATCCTGCTTCCCGTCAACACGAAATTCGAAGAGCGCGACATCGCGGTTGATTCGTCCAACGGCTACACCAACGTCATGATGATCGAACCACGATGCATCGAGCCGCGAGGCGAATCGAAATCCGACTATGAGGCGGTCGCCGAGGTAGCCAAGAAGATGGGCGTGTACGACGAGTTCACCAGCGGGAAAACCGAAGAGGAGTGGATTCGGGAGGGCTTCGAGAACTCCGGGTGCCAGGAACGTGTGAGTTGGGAGGAATTCAAGGAAAAGGGCTACTATGCCGCTCCGACCTCCGAAGGTTGGGAGAACAACCCCCGCGGCTTCGCGCCGTTTTGCGAAGATCCCGAGGCAAATCCGCTCGGAACGCCTTCGGGCAAGCTCGAATTCTACTCGACAGCGCTCGCTCATCATTTTCCCGACGACGATTCGCGCCCACCCTTCCCGAAGTTCATCGCATCCGACGACCGGTTGTCCGAATCGCTCCTTACCGAGCGGGGCGAGACGTATCCGTACCTCATCGTATCGAATCATCCACGCTGGCGCGTGCATGCGAACATGGACGATATCACCTGGTTTCGCGAGATTGAAACGTGCAAGGTGAAAGGGCCCGACGGGTATTTGTACGAACCCGTGTGGATCAATCCGGTCGACGCCGAGGCTCACGGCATCGTCGCGGGTGACGTTGTGAAGATTTTCAACGACCGCGGCTGGGTGCTCGGTGGCGCGTACGTGACCGAACGTATCAAGCCCGGCGTCATCTACCAGGATCATGGGGCGCGGCTCGACCCCATCAAGGTGGGTGAAGCTGATCGCGGGGGAGCGAACAATCTTATAGCGCCGTCCGAGGTAGCAATGAAGAACACGAATGCAGAAGTAACGAGTGGTTATCTGGTCGATTTCGAGAAAGTCGACGTGTTCGAGCTTGCCGAGTCCTATCCCGAAGCGTTCGGCCGCGCCTTCAACGAGACGGGCGTGAAGATCGATAACTGGCTCGTCTAGAAAGGGACATCATGAAGGTTTTTGTTTTCGACTCGTCCAAGTGCAACGGCTGTTACGGATGTCAGCTTGCCTGCAAAGACGAACATTGGAACAACGAGTGGCCGCCCTACGCGGTACCTCAGCCCGATACCGGCCACTTTTGGTGCAAGATGACGCAAGTCGATCATGGGCAGGTGCCTAAAGTGCGCGTAGAATACACGCCTCTTTTCTGCAACCATTGCGACAACGCACCCTGCATCGATGCAGCGCCCGATGCGGTGTACAAGCGCGAAGACGGCCTCGTTATCGTTGATCCGATCAAGGCGAAAGGGAACAGGGCTTTAGCCGACGCGTGCCCTTACGGTGCCATCTACTACAACGACGAGCTCGACGTCCCGCAGAAATGTACCGGGTGTGCCCATCTCGTCGACGAGGGCGAGCTTCCTCACTGTGTGGATGTGTGCGCGACGGGTGCTCTGCGCTTTGGAGACGAGTCCGAGTTTGCTCAGGAGATACCCCTTGCCGAAGTGCTGGCGGATCGAGAGCATGGTCCGCGCGTGTACTACCTTAACAGGCCTCATCTGTTCATCGGGGGTGAGGTGTGGGACCCTGCGATCGACGAGATCATCGAGGGCGCGCGCGTGACGCTGTCCGGAGATGCGGATGCTGTGGTCGAATCCGACGAGTTCGGGGATTTTTGGTTCAGACGTATCGGTGGGGGATCGTATACGGTGACGGTAGAAGCTGAAGGCTATGAATCTGAAACGCGTGATATCGAGCTTACGAAGAGTCTCAACATCGGCGATATACCGATGCGCAGAGTTCGGGGCAACGAGGTCGCTGCTGTAAAGAAGCCGCGTACCGCGCTCGATATCGAAGC is part of the Raoultibacter phocaeensis genome and harbors:
- a CDS encoding oxidoreductase, whose amino-acid sequence is MSRKGILINYEYCTGCHSCEVACRVEHGFADGQGGIAVTQVGPWEYAPDVYQYAYMPVITDQCDQCHDRIEASKDPMCVHHCQAFAMRYGDIDGLPQEVVEGSKSVLYYL
- a CDS encoding helix-turn-helix transcriptional regulator; this encodes MLEQTTKNVVDTISDGKKQAEEDLADGSLALLPLCDVAGYACFVTWAFAVGWDRGIAPLWEGGSVGYLALRCALFGGVALATCVFLFSGGTALAGIRGKIREAFAPALCMGLAATFFVPLPPAVVIMLWLIAGVGQAATFFLWGLRFRLLSRKQQLYTVCGAFAIGGLMLSLFPFVSQSVVAPTVALLPVASYVFLRFAYRQYAGRADEAVEWKVSHALSGGLSKLKAQIPFEEDRRFIILKGLFTLLYSVSLGFVACAALAGWLYPENGVVIGFANVAAALIMVVVLRERERDVCNVLPKLFLPVTCFCYLLLGILWPTEGVLACAAVLFVLFGCYEILNAHTAYAYSSYDAVRCLWELTSSKAGNSVGFFFGWVLGAASLFFFEVNTTTLLVLCFFIVSIAVVVDTALFKEMKLEFREVIIDNEPLLEVLDPKAIESVIQGRGRWSRTCDELAEQYRLSPRQKEIFLFLAKGRNVQFIRDELVLSTPTVKSHIYNIYQKMGVHSHQELINLVEDSIKGL
- a CDS encoding helix-turn-helix transcriptional regulator — protein: MASSDAGTSSSSGDSFFATFNLRSLGIALAMAWFTAMLFSPAAVSPYYLEAGLDGWVQLLRLVFLVAACAICGAARARPRYVFSRVMRRGIVAGCLILSVLPLVGVVVSDACIVWPGYRALDVLFWMCGGVSGSVMMLVWGFGMVAKQTYGQGIVNVAAGTAFSGVLFVLLSFLQYPVAAVLLSCIPFALFALWIACSGGNPTERASNEGRGGDEQSSVKTSIYAALGKGSTAFVLSSGLLLGFAGSVGTCFSLAGYASLYFGAAAAGSGIVMLVLARTGHLRVGMRTFALFFPFASVCLFGFSLATEAMTAVLLFAVFFAEGACTVLNTAYRTEENPSGAAVPSQVNPADALAKFSSESRFAHTIGIACGWAGGIIVQFAFDGQAVPYGYFLAAIVVSGIASRALSCEHADVVANDENSFTSLAKVWDEGCNRLAQTHGLTMREQDVFLMLSRGRDRQYIHDALQISPNTVRTHAYNLYRKLGVHNQQQLIDLVESELSSSK
- a CDS encoding molybdopterin-dependent oxidoreductase; amino-acid sequence: MKNTATYYKTLGLGSFGMSALSAEIDVKDGRIVRTRGMRFDRSYTAEYLKPWTLEVKGKKLEGLLKNDIPPFALVYKKRAYSDNRILYPLKRVDWDPEGERNPQNRGKSKFERISWDEATDIIAKELRRIEDKYGLYAVFCQGDGHGETKTVHATHGCQMRLMSILGGFTFQARNPDSWEGWYWGAKHVWGCDPVGEGDIGNLLLDIAENSKYLLHWGCDEETTPWGWCGQLPSRWAFWLTDVGVKQIYVCPDVNYGAAVHADKWIPVNPNTDVALHMAIAYTWIENGWYDQEYLDTHAVGFDWVKYYVMGGEDGVPKTPAWAAPICGVPSRQIKALAKAWYKQATSISHVNGGSLIRSQFSAEPGRMEVVLMGMQGLGKPGRNVIKLIEWGLYGLPSQCPNPRSDLYMMPAAAYRSLDYNNPEVWDIRQSFIPKTMVPKAILGDYTVENPLTWYGTGIAGWPKEDQFVKYQYPSKTANTRIHMIWSDTPCWSTCWNGGNTLAKAVQSEEIEFVLIQHPWMENDCIYADILLPVNTKFEERDIAVDSSNGYTNVMMIEPRCIEPRGESKSDYEAVAEVAKKMGVYDEFTSGKTEEEWIREGFENSGCQERVSWEEFKEKGYYAAPTSEGWENNPRGFAPFCEDPEANPLGTPSGKLEFYSTALAHHFPDDDSRPPFPKFIASDDRLSESLLTERGETYPYLIVSNHPRWRVHANMDDITWFREIETCKVKGPDGYLYEPVWINPVDAEAHGIVAGDVVKIFNDRGWVLGGAYVTERIKPGVIYQDHGARLDPIKVGEADRGGANNLIAPSEVAMKNTNAEVTSGYLVDFEKVDVFELAESYPEAFGRAFNETGVKIDNWLV
- a CDS encoding 4Fe-4S dicluster domain-containing protein — translated: MKVFVFDSSKCNGCYGCQLACKDEHWNNEWPPYAVPQPDTGHFWCKMTQVDHGQVPKVRVEYTPLFCNHCDNAPCIDAAPDAVYKREDGLVIVDPIKAKGNRALADACPYGAIYYNDELDVPQKCTGCAHLVDEGELPHCVDVCATGALRFGDESEFAQEIPLAEVLADREHGPRVYYLNRPHLFIGGEVWDPAIDEIIEGARVTLSGDADAVVESDEFGDFWFRRIGGGSYTVTVEAEGYESETRDIELTKSLNIGDIPMRRVRGNEVAAVKKPRTALDIEAPIGEPDVDVIEVGEVTAAMSVMSQAPDEDGGVMSTGGLAKN